A single region of the Pontibacter kalidii genome encodes:
- a CDS encoding putative porin, translating to MRRKLSAFILLVLSLLLVNTDAFAQIIDDTTKAIYGPKTVLKLYEQDVLEGRYTAVPIDTTLDNLHNERYWYNDTAFYQHLGNIGTASTPMLFRAPDKIGVRLGKTIFDRYAYDPHRINYYDTRSPYTHLKYVQGGNGEQVFEVLHTRNINPRWNFGLAYQILSADQQIGPGSQGRSKGMLDNQAVKAFTHYRSENEKYDLFFNYTFMKVEQIETGGIDTTGTSAVEFERFEEAPVYLTQASNEESRNNLHLTQIYRLAKENLKVYHTLDYYRQRNEFVDDAIPATLVGERQPNGTYLGTTYLYPTFRYSTGRTRDATQYNELENTFGLTGNNKLSSYKAYLKIRNAGITYSAIDSIGTATTIPDSLLATGNVFKTISSSGDYNQVFIGGDIRLFYKELAELTGVAEYQLAGDYRVKGMARLGGAYGTLERVLYSPSRVQRFMLSNHFEWEKDFGNIVIDRIGAGLHQKIGKRQHVKLDGHFTNVKRWVYFNEQAVPVQASGNQRFWGGSVAHKINFGPLHFDNYVAYHNTDEANNIRIPDWLVESKLYLQGPLFREALFLQVGVQGTYASEYYGYGYMPVTQQFFVQDAYTVQGYPVADVFLNADIKTVNVFLKMSHINQGLSDPYYFQTPLYPGMRRSFVFGLTWRFFD from the coding sequence GTGAGAAGAAAACTATCCGCCTTTATACTTTTAGTGCTGAGTTTGCTGCTGGTAAACACGGATGCCTTTGCCCAGATCATAGACGACACCACGAAAGCGATTTACGGCCCCAAAACGGTTTTAAAGCTTTACGAGCAGGACGTGCTGGAGGGGCGCTATACGGCTGTGCCCATTGACACCACGCTGGATAACCTGCATAACGAGCGCTACTGGTATAACGACACGGCTTTTTACCAGCACCTGGGTAACATCGGCACAGCCTCTACGCCCATGCTTTTCCGGGCGCCCGACAAAATCGGCGTACGCCTGGGCAAGACCATCTTCGACCGCTATGCCTACGATCCGCACAGGATCAACTATTACGATACCCGCTCCCCCTACACGCATCTGAAGTATGTGCAGGGAGGCAACGGCGAGCAGGTGTTTGAGGTGCTTCACACCCGCAACATCAACCCGCGCTGGAACTTCGGCCTGGCCTACCAGATCCTCTCCGCTGACCAGCAGATAGGACCGGGCTCGCAGGGCCGCTCCAAAGGCATGCTGGATAACCAGGCTGTGAAGGCTTTTACCCACTACCGCTCCGAAAATGAGAAGTATGACCTGTTCTTCAACTATACCTTTATGAAGGTGGAGCAGATTGAAACGGGTGGGATCGATACCACCGGGACCAGTGCCGTGGAGTTTGAGCGCTTCGAGGAGGCACCGGTGTACCTGACGCAGGCCTCGAATGAGGAATCGCGCAACAACCTGCACCTGACACAAATATACCGCCTGGCGAAGGAGAACCTGAAAGTATACCACACCCTGGACTACTACCGCCAGCGCAACGAGTTCGTGGATGATGCCATTCCCGCCACGCTGGTAGGGGAAAGACAGCCAAATGGCACTTATTTGGGCACGACCTACCTGTACCCGACTTTCAGGTACAGCACGGGCCGCACCAGGGATGCCACGCAGTATAACGAGTTGGAGAACACCTTTGGCCTGACAGGCAACAACAAACTTTCCTCTTACAAGGCTTACCTAAAGATACGCAATGCAGGTATTACCTACAGTGCCATCGATTCTATCGGAACAGCCACTACTATTCCAGACTCGCTGCTGGCAACAGGCAACGTTTTCAAAACAATTAGCTCCAGCGGAGATTACAACCAGGTATTCATTGGCGGCGACATCAGGCTGTTTTACAAAGAACTGGCTGAGCTGACGGGTGTTGCGGAGTATCAATTGGCGGGCGATTACCGGGTTAAGGGTATGGCCAGGCTGGGCGGTGCGTACGGTACGCTGGAGCGTGTGCTCTATTCCCCAAGCCGTGTGCAGCGTTTTATGCTGAGCAATCACTTTGAATGGGAGAAAGACTTTGGCAATATTGTGATAGACCGTATTGGCGCAGGCTTGCACCAGAAAATAGGCAAGCGGCAGCACGTAAAGCTGGACGGGCATTTCACGAACGTAAAACGCTGGGTATACTTTAACGAGCAGGCTGTGCCGGTGCAGGCAAGCGGAAACCAGCGCTTCTGGGGTGGCAGTGTGGCACATAAAATTAACTTCGGCCCGCTGCATTTCGATAATTACGTTGCCTATCACAACACCGACGAGGCCAATAACATACGTATACCGGATTGGCTGGTGGAGTCGAAGTTATACTTGCAGGGGCCGCTGTTCCGCGAGGCTTTGTTCCTACAGGTGGGGGTACAGGGTACGTATGCATCGGAGTACTATGGCTATGGCTACATGCCGGTAACGCAGCAGTTCTTTGTTCAGGATGCTTATACCGTGCAGGGCTACCCGGTGGCCGACGTTTTCCTGAATGCCGATATCAAAACGGTGAATGTTTTCCTGAAAATGAGCCACATCAACCAGGGTTTGTCCGACCCCTATTACTTCCAGACGCCACTATACCCGGGAATGCGCCGCAGCTTCGTGTTTGGCCTTACCTGGAGGTTCTTCGATTAA
- the lpxK gene encoding tetraacyldisaccharide 4'-kinase gives MFHYLHIPLWPFSQLYGGIMRLRNLGYDKGLLASRQFNLPVIAVGNLTVGGTGKTPHVEYLLRLLHAYKVATLSRGYKRQSKGFILADNTSSAAKIGDEPFQYHLDFKQVEVAVCEDRVKGIEQLQQLVPGLEVVVLDDAMQHRPVQPSLNLLITDYNRPFYQDHVLPAGRLREPRSGAKRADAVIVSKCPASINQQERELIVGKVQRYTSPGTPVYFSTFAYGAPVAMGNGSETTKKVILLTGIANAEPLKNYLGSHGYTLLKHLSYPDHHLYTSDNLQELKELLQQPAYAGASILTTRKDAVKLSDTGLLPLTQALPIFFVPIEVQFIADGEMFDQLVLQHVQSLVHA, from the coding sequence ATGTTCCACTATCTTCACATACCGCTCTGGCCGTTCTCGCAGCTTTATGGGGGCATTATGCGGCTGCGCAACCTGGGCTACGACAAGGGGCTGCTGGCCTCGCGGCAGTTCAACCTGCCGGTTATCGCTGTTGGCAACCTGACGGTAGGAGGCACGGGTAAAACGCCCCATGTGGAGTACCTGCTGCGCCTGCTTCACGCGTATAAAGTTGCTACCCTCAGCCGTGGCTATAAGCGCCAAAGCAAAGGATTTATACTGGCTGACAATACTTCCTCTGCCGCCAAGATAGGGGACGAGCCTTTTCAATATCATCTTGATTTTAAGCAGGTTGAGGTGGCGGTATGCGAGGATCGGGTGAAGGGTATTGAGCAGCTGCAGCAATTGGTGCCGGGGCTGGAGGTGGTGGTGTTGGACGATGCTATGCAGCACCGCCCGGTGCAGCCGTCGCTCAACTTGTTGATCACCGATTATAACCGCCCGTTTTATCAGGACCATGTGCTACCGGCCGGAAGGCTGCGGGAACCGAGGAGCGGAGCAAAGCGGGCCGATGCCGTAATTGTGAGCAAGTGCCCGGCAAGTATAAACCAGCAGGAGCGGGAGCTGATTGTAGGGAAGGTGCAGCGCTATACTTCTCCCGGTACTCCGGTTTATTTTTCAACGTTTGCCTACGGGGCACCCGTGGCTATGGGAAACGGATCAGAAACAACAAAAAAGGTAATCCTACTGACGGGTATTGCCAATGCGGAGCCGCTGAAAAACTACCTCGGCAGCCATGGCTATACTTTGCTGAAGCATCTTTCGTATCCTGATCATCACCTTTATACTTCTGACAACCTGCAGGAGCTGAAAGAACTGCTGCAGCAGCCAGCCTATGCGGGTGCCTCTATCCTTACCACCCGCAAAGATGCCGTAAAACTGTCCGATACCGGGCTGCTGCCGCTCACGCAGGCTTTGCCGATCTTTTTTGTGCCGATTGAAGTACAGTTTATAGCAGACGGGGAGATGTTTGACCAATTGGTGCTGCAGCACGTGCAAAGCCTGGTGCATGCCTGA
- a CDS encoding Nif3-like dinuclear metal center hexameric protein, translated as MAKIHEVTSLLEQLAPLRYQESYDNAGLQTGDANAEVSGVLVTLDCTEAVLDEAITKGCNLVVAHHPVIFKGLKQLTGRSYVERTIIKAIQNNIAIYASHTNLDNVLNGVNTKIADKLGLQQQHILVNKPATLMQLVTFVPVEQTEKVLAALHQAGAGNIGAYSGCSFSVTGTGRFTPSEQADPAIGSANQAEQVQENRLELLFPAVLQGKILAALKQVHPYEEVAHYFYNLENQNQEVGIGMIGELDKELTEEEFLAYLKEKMQLQGLRYTSIGSRKVKRVAVCGGAGSFLIKDALRQEADALVTGDVKYHEFFDAEGRLMIADIGHYESEVYTKEIFYDAISKTFPNFAVLISEVNTNPVRYTF; from the coding sequence ATGGCAAAAATACACGAAGTAACCAGCCTGCTGGAGCAACTGGCCCCGCTCCGCTACCAGGAGAGCTACGATAACGCCGGCTTGCAAACCGGCGACGCCAACGCGGAAGTATCCGGCGTGCTGGTAACGCTGGACTGCACCGAGGCAGTATTGGACGAGGCCATAACGAAAGGCTGCAACCTGGTGGTGGCGCACCATCCGGTTATATTTAAAGGACTCAAACAGCTTACAGGCCGCAGCTACGTAGAGCGCACCATCATCAAGGCCATCCAAAACAACATTGCCATTTACGCCAGCCATACCAACCTGGATAACGTGCTCAACGGCGTGAACACCAAAATTGCCGACAAACTGGGGCTGCAGCAACAGCACATACTTGTGAACAAACCCGCTACCCTGATGCAACTGGTCACGTTTGTGCCTGTGGAGCAAACCGAGAAGGTGCTGGCGGCACTGCATCAGGCCGGAGCAGGTAACATCGGCGCATACAGCGGCTGCAGCTTCAGCGTTACTGGCACCGGCCGCTTTACCCCTTCGGAGCAGGCTGACCCTGCCATCGGCAGTGCCAATCAAGCGGAGCAGGTGCAGGAAAACCGACTGGAGTTGCTGTTCCCGGCTGTTTTACAGGGCAAGATACTGGCAGCGCTAAAACAAGTGCATCCTTACGAGGAGGTGGCCCATTACTTCTATAACCTCGAGAACCAGAACCAGGAAGTAGGTATTGGCATGATCGGGGAGCTGGACAAGGAGCTGACAGAGGAGGAATTTCTGGCCTATCTGAAGGAGAAAATGCAGCTGCAGGGGCTGCGCTATACCTCCATCGGAAGCAGAAAGGTAAAGCGTGTGGCGGTTTGCGGCGGCGCCGGCAGCTTCCTGATCAAGGATGCGCTGCGACAGGAAGCCGACGCCCTGGTAACCGGGGATGTAAAGTACCACGAGTTCTTTGATGCCGAGGGGCGCCTAATGATCGCCGATATAGGCCACTACGAAAGCGAGGTATATACAAAGGAGATATTTTATGACGCTATTTCAAAAACTTTTCCTAATTTTGCAGTCTTAATATCGGAAGTAAACACTAACCCCGTCAGATACACTTTTTAA
- a CDS encoding zinc ribbon domain-containing protein, translating to MESTVASKLEALSKLQSIDSQLDEIKRVRGDLPEEVQDLEDEIEGYEVRVRKFDDEVAGLNDSIAQRKQAIKDSESLIRKYEEQQQNVRNNREYDAITKEIELQKLEIQISEKKIKEAHFQIEQKISEIEETKHRLEERRKDLENKQKELEQIVAESQEEEKKLEDDRQAAASGVEDRLLSAYNRIRKNVRNGLAVVSVKRDACGGCFNTVPPQRQADIAAQKKIIVCEHCGRILAGVELRVY from the coding sequence ATGGAAAGTACTGTAGCCAGCAAATTGGAAGCATTATCAAAGCTTCAAAGCATCGATTCACAGCTTGATGAAATTAAAAGAGTTAGAGGAGACCTGCCTGAAGAAGTTCAGGATCTGGAAGATGAAATTGAGGGCTATGAAGTAAGGGTTCGTAAATTTGATGATGAGGTAGCCGGCCTGAATGACTCCATCGCACAGCGCAAGCAAGCCATCAAAGACTCCGAAAGCCTGATCCGCAAGTATGAAGAGCAACAGCAGAATGTTCGCAACAACCGCGAATACGATGCCATCACCAAAGAAATTGAACTGCAGAAACTGGAGATCCAGATCTCTGAGAAGAAGATAAAAGAGGCTCACTTCCAGATCGAGCAGAAGATCTCTGAAATTGAGGAGACAAAACACCGCCTCGAGGAGCGCCGCAAGGACCTGGAGAACAAGCAGAAGGAACTGGAGCAGATCGTAGCCGAAAGCCAGGAAGAAGAGAAGAAACTGGAGGATGATCGTCAGGCTGCCGCTTCCGGTGTGGAAGATCGCCTGCTGAGCGCCTACAACCGTATCCGCAAAAACGTGCGTAATGGTCTTGCCGTGGTGTCCGTAAAGCGTGATGCCTGCGGGGGTTGCTTTAACACCGTGCCGCCACAGCGCCAGGCTGATATTGCGGCCCAGAAGAAGATCATCGTGTGCGAGCACTGCGGCCGTATTCTGGCTGGTGTGGAGCTGCGTGTGTACTAA
- a CDS encoding tetratricopeptide repeat protein: MAKPHPFFLLLGFWLFCHTLAATPTFTPQQKIVYQELLKLKVSHGRLLLLQHQPQKDARNLLLANYADFLELCVQQDQHQYERLLAAQEKRLEKLEELPQQNEWVTYAQAEVRLQMAMSKLLFGSRLSAAWDFRKAYVQYNENAQNHPHFLPTKKNLGVLQVLIGSVPDKYKWFLNIVGLKGSVKQGMANLKLATARENPFYQEAQLLHAVILHLTKPENKEQALGQVQAMARNEADNLLFQFVAMHLLKKTQASDEALQVYLRRPKGKAYHPFPYLHHMAADLYLFRADYERSIQENRQFLELHQGKHYLKSANYKLYLAYALSNHKPQATWHFQQIAQVGIEESEEDRYAQKYALQQEPLVRPLMQARLHSDGGYYREALKELEQLQVNAATPRAVKAEYFYRKARIYHATDSLQQALPLYQKAISLCQGTDLYFAPSASLQSGYIYEALQQPQKARSYFKQALSYKHHAYKNSIDAKAKLALSDM; this comes from the coding sequence ATGGCTAAACCCCATCCTTTTTTTTTGCTGCTGGGCTTTTGGCTCTTTTGCCATACCTTGGCAGCCACTCCTACATTTACCCCCCAACAAAAAATTGTTTACCAAGAGCTGCTAAAGCTGAAAGTAAGCCATGGCCGCTTGCTGCTGCTGCAGCATCAGCCGCAAAAAGACGCCCGCAATCTGCTGCTCGCCAATTACGCCGACTTTCTGGAACTATGCGTGCAGCAGGACCAGCACCAGTATGAAAGGCTCCTGGCTGCGCAGGAAAAACGATTGGAAAAGCTGGAAGAACTACCGCAACAGAATGAGTGGGTAACGTATGCACAGGCGGAAGTCAGGCTTCAAATGGCGATGTCTAAGCTTTTATTCGGTAGCCGCTTATCCGCAGCCTGGGACTTCCGCAAGGCGTACGTGCAGTACAACGAGAATGCTCAGAATCATCCTCATTTCCTTCCAACTAAAAAGAACCTGGGGGTGCTGCAGGTGCTGATTGGCTCCGTCCCGGATAAGTATAAATGGTTCCTGAACATCGTCGGCCTGAAAGGTAGTGTAAAACAAGGCATGGCCAACCTGAAATTAGCCACCGCCAGGGAGAATCCTTTCTACCAGGAGGCGCAGCTGCTGCACGCCGTTATACTTCACCTGACGAAGCCAGAAAACAAAGAACAAGCATTGGGGCAGGTACAGGCAATGGCTAGAAATGAAGCGGATAACCTCTTGTTCCAGTTCGTGGCAATGCACTTGCTCAAAAAGACACAAGCCAGCGACGAAGCACTGCAAGTATACCTGCGACGCCCGAAGGGAAAAGCCTACCATCCGTTCCCGTACCTGCACCACATGGCCGCCGATTTATACTTGTTCCGCGCAGATTACGAAAGATCCATACAGGAGAACCGCCAGTTTCTGGAGCTGCACCAGGGGAAACACTACCTGAAGTCGGCCAACTATAAACTATACCTGGCGTACGCGCTGAGCAACCATAAGCCGCAGGCCACTTGGCACTTTCAGCAAATAGCTCAAGTAGGAATTGAAGAAAGCGAGGAAGACCGCTACGCCCAGAAGTACGCCCTGCAGCAGGAGCCGCTGGTCAGGCCGCTGATGCAGGCCCGCCTCCACTCCGACGGCGGTTACTACCGCGAGGCTTTGAAGGAGCTGGAGCAGCTGCAGGTAAATGCGGCTACACCTAGAGCCGTAAAAGCAGAGTATTTTTACAGGAAAGCCCGCATCTACCACGCCACAGATTCGTTGCAGCAGGCGCTGCCGCTGTACCAGAAGGCCATTAGCCTATGCCAAGGCACAGATTTATACTTTGCCCCCAGCGCTTCCCTGCAATCAGGCTACATTTACGAGGCGTTGCAGCAGCCCCAGAAGGCCAGATCATACTTTAAACAGGCGCTGAGCTACAAGCACCATGCGTATAAAAACAGTATCGACGCCAAGGCGAAGCTGGCGCTGTCGGACATGTGA
- a CDS encoding anthranilate synthase component I family protein: MFRKEIQQKELPLPMAEFRLRALAWADRHPLTAYYTSNDIPYPHQGFAHLLAVSGGKVLQLQEENAYESLRRQLQQHPLLCGYLGYDLKNQTEHLSSRNYDNLGFPLLTFFVPEVYLYFNAASITIYTYADNAELILASILATAPPAPAPPQGIRLQQRVSREKYIQQVERVRQHILEGNVYELNYCMEFFAEGVTLQPLPLYLALNEASPTPFSGYLKLHDKYLLCASPERFLKKEGQKLISQPIKGTIRRGLTPEEDQLLQQQLRHDEKELAENMMIVDLVRNDLSRSCATGTVQVEEMFGIYGFRQMSQMISTVVGELRPDKELVDALIGAFPMGSMTGAPKISAMQLIEELEDTRRGLYSGAFGYIKPNGDCDFNVVIRSIQYNAGNGYLSFMVGSAITYDSDPEREYEECLLKAQAMIKVLGDNFE; the protein is encoded by the coding sequence ATGTTTAGGAAAGAGATACAGCAAAAGGAGTTGCCGCTTCCTATGGCGGAGTTCCGGCTCAGGGCCCTTGCCTGGGCTGACAGGCACCCGCTGACCGCCTACTATACGTCCAACGACATCCCTTACCCTCACCAGGGCTTTGCGCACCTGCTGGCCGTTTCGGGTGGCAAGGTACTGCAGCTGCAGGAGGAAAACGCCTATGAGAGCCTGCGCCGGCAGCTACAGCAGCATCCGCTGCTCTGCGGCTACCTGGGCTATGACCTAAAGAACCAGACCGAGCACCTGAGCAGCCGGAACTACGATAACTTGGGCTTCCCGCTGTTGACATTCTTTGTGCCGGAAGTATACTTATACTTTAACGCAGCAAGTATAACTATTTATACTTATGCAGATAATGCAGAACTTATACTCGCTTCCATACTTGCTACCGCCCCCCCTGCCCCAGCCCCTCCGCAAGGTATAAGGTTACAGCAGCGGGTAAGCAGGGAGAAGTATATACAACAGGTGGAGCGGGTACGGCAGCATATCCTGGAGGGCAATGTTTACGAGTTGAATTATTGCATGGAGTTCTTCGCCGAAGGGGTAACGCTGCAGCCTCTGCCCCTGTACCTGGCCCTGAATGAGGCTTCTCCTACCCCCTTTTCCGGTTACCTGAAGCTGCACGACAAGTACCTGCTTTGCGCCTCGCCGGAGCGTTTTCTGAAAAAGGAAGGCCAAAAGCTCATCTCTCAACCGATAAAAGGCACCATCCGCCGGGGCCTTACGCCGGAGGAAGACCAGTTGCTGCAGCAGCAGCTGCGGCACGATGAAAAGGAACTGGCCGAGAACATGATGATCGTGGACCTGGTGCGCAACGATCTGAGCCGCTCCTGCGCCACCGGAACCGTGCAGGTAGAAGAAATGTTCGGGATTTACGGCTTCCGGCAGATGTCACAGATGATCTCGACGGTGGTGGGCGAACTGAGGCCGGATAAAGAGCTGGTAGATGCGCTGATCGGTGCTTTCCCGATGGGAAGCATGACGGGCGCCCCCAAGATCAGCGCCATGCAACTGATCGAGGAACTGGAAGACACCCGGCGTGGGCTCTACTCCGGCGCCTTCGGCTACATCAAACCAAACGGCGACTGCGATTTTAACGTCGTGATCCGGAGCATCCAGTATAATGCCGGCAACGGCTACCTCAGTTTTATGGTGGGTAGCGCCATCACCTACGACTCTGACCCGGAGCGTGAGTATGAGGAATGCCTGCTGAAGGCGCAGGCGATGATTAAGGTGCTGGGGGATAATTTTGAATGA
- the miaB gene encoding tRNA (N6-isopentenyl adenosine(37)-C2)-methylthiotransferase MiaB: MDPIVDLDFIDNRTPEQAAACDTQVTKETNTGKARKLYIESYGCAMNFSDSEIVSSIMFEQGFDTTADIAQADLVFLNTCSIREKAEQTVRNRLGQINYYKKKKPEMMIGILGCMAERLKKSLLEEEKIVDMVVGPDAYRDLPNLINEVDGGQKAVNVLLSREETYADINPIRLNSNGVSAFISIMRGCDNMCSFCVVPFTRGRERSRDAHSIVREAEALVAQGYKEVTLLGQNVDSYKWASEDGAESVNFAQLLEKVALVSPDLRVRFSTSHPKDITDEVLYTMKKYDNICKYIHLPAQSGNSRVLELMNRTYDRAWYINRVDAIRSILGEDCGISSDMIAGFCTETEEEHQDTLSLMDYVQYDYSYMFFYSERPGTLAARKLEDDIPLEVKKRRLAEIIEKQRETSLARNKRDVGKVHKVLVEGPSKKSEEQLSGRNDQNKVVIFDRKHYRKGDYVSVFVHDCSVGTLFGEAVE, encoded by the coding sequence ATGGATCCAATAGTAGACTTAGATTTTATAGATAACCGCACACCGGAGCAAGCCGCTGCCTGCGATACCCAGGTAACGAAAGAGACCAATACCGGCAAAGCACGAAAGCTGTACATCGAGAGCTACGGCTGCGCGATGAACTTCTCCGACAGCGAAATTGTATCGTCCATCATGTTTGAGCAGGGCTTCGACACGACAGCGGACATTGCGCAGGCTGACCTTGTTTTCCTGAACACCTGCTCTATCCGGGAGAAGGCCGAGCAGACGGTGCGCAACCGTTTGGGCCAGATCAACTACTATAAAAAGAAGAAGCCGGAAATGATGATCGGCATCCTTGGCTGTATGGCTGAGCGCCTGAAAAAGTCCTTGCTGGAGGAAGAGAAGATCGTGGACATGGTGGTGGGCCCGGACGCTTACCGCGACCTGCCCAACCTGATCAATGAGGTAGACGGCGGCCAGAAGGCAGTGAACGTGCTGCTCTCGCGCGAGGAAACGTATGCCGACATCAACCCGATCCGCCTCAACAGCAACGGTGTGAGTGCCTTTATCTCCATCATGCGCGGCTGCGACAACATGTGCTCGTTCTGTGTAGTGCCGTTTACGCGCGGCCGTGAGCGCAGCCGCGACGCCCATTCCATTGTGCGCGAGGCGGAGGCCTTGGTAGCGCAGGGTTATAAAGAGGTCACCCTGCTGGGCCAGAACGTGGATTCCTATAAGTGGGCTTCAGAGGACGGAGCTGAATCCGTGAACTTTGCCCAATTGCTGGAGAAAGTAGCCCTGGTGTCGCCTGACCTGCGGGTACGCTTCTCTACCTCCCACCCGAAAGATATAACCGACGAGGTGTTGTATACGATGAAGAAGTATGACAACATCTGCAAATACATCCATCTGCCGGCGCAAAGCGGCAACTCCCGCGTGCTGGAACTCATGAACCGCACCTACGACCGTGCCTGGTACATCAACCGCGTGGACGCCATCAGAAGTATACTTGGAGAGGACTGCGGCATCTCATCAGATATGATCGCCGGGTTCTGCACCGAAACCGAGGAAGAGCACCAGGATACGCTCTCGTTGATGGACTACGTGCAGTACGATTACTCCTACATGTTTTTTTACTCCGAGCGCCCAGGTACGCTGGCCGCCCGCAAGCTGGAGGACGATATTCCGCTGGAGGTAAAGAAACGCCGCCTGGCAGAGATCATCGAGAAGCAGCGCGAAACATCGCTGGCGCGCAACAAACGCGACGTGGGCAAGGTGCATAAAGTGCTGGTGGAGGGTCCGTCTAAGAAGTCAGAAGAACAGCTGAGCGGCCGCAACGACCAGAACAAGGTGGTGATCTTCGACAGGAAGCACTACAGAAAAGGCGACTATGTGAGCGTTTTCGTGCACGACTGCAGCGTAGGCACCCTATTTGGCGAGGCGGTAGAGTAA
- a CDS encoding sigma-54 interaction domain-containing protein — translation MRTIDIQSIKQRFGIIGNSPLLNYAIQVAAQVAPTEMTVLITGESGSGKESFSKIIHQLSPRKHGQFIAINCGAIPEGTIDSELFGHEKGSFTGAQEARKGYFEVTDGGTIFLDEIGEMPLGTQARLLRVLENGEFIKVGSSKVQKTDVRVVAATNVNLLKAVEKGTFREDLYYRLNTVPISVPALRDRGDDIHLLFRKFAADFSEKYKVQAIYLTPDAVKDLLAYRWPGNIRQLKNIVEQISVLEYDREINAEKLRHYLPRETSTSLPAVLAKENASEGPISERDLLYKVLFDMRRDMSELKKLVFNMLAHQPKDEDLLREHSHLFENMEKAQYNGRSYKQEPVQAEPYYLPIKQSQPQEYEDDKVEDIPHETEEESLSLEDKEREMILKALKKHNNKRKYAAQDLGISERTLYRKLKQYDIED, via the coding sequence ATGCGCACTATCGATATTCAAAGTATAAAACAGCGCTTCGGCATCATCGGCAACTCGCCGCTGCTTAACTATGCCATCCAGGTGGCGGCGCAGGTGGCCCCTACCGAAATGACTGTGCTCATCACCGGCGAGAGCGGCAGCGGGAAGGAATCCTTTTCCAAGATCATCCACCAACTCAGCCCGCGCAAGCACGGCCAGTTCATTGCCATCAACTGTGGCGCCATACCGGAAGGCACTATCGACTCCGAGCTGTTCGGCCACGAGAAAGGCTCTTTCACGGGTGCCCAGGAAGCCCGCAAAGGCTATTTTGAGGTTACGGACGGCGGCACGATTTTCCTGGATGAGATTGGTGAAATGCCCCTGGGCACGCAGGCGCGTTTGCTGCGTGTGCTGGAGAACGGCGAATTTATCAAAGTGGGCTCCTCTAAGGTGCAGAAAACCGATGTCCGCGTTGTGGCAGCCACGAACGTGAACCTGCTGAAGGCGGTGGAAAAGGGTACTTTCCGCGAGGACCTGTACTACCGCCTCAACACCGTACCGATCTCTGTTCCGGCCCTGCGCGACCGTGGGGACGACATACACCTGCTATTCCGCAAGTTTGCCGCAGATTTTTCGGAGAAGTATAAAGTACAGGCCATTTACCTGACACCCGATGCGGTAAAAGATTTACTGGCTTACCGCTGGCCGGGCAACATCCGCCAGCTAAAGAATATTGTGGAGCAGATCTCGGTGCTGGAGTATGACCGCGAGATAAATGCTGAGAAGCTGCGCCACTACCTGCCCCGCGAGACAAGCACTTCGCTTCCGGCTGTACTGGCCAAAGAAAATGCCTCAGAAGGCCCTATCTCAGAGCGCGACCTGCTCTACAAGGTGCTCTTTGATATGCGCCGTGATATGTCGGAGCTGAAGAAACTGGTGTTTAACATGCTGGCGCACCAGCCAAAGGACGAGGACCTGCTGCGCGAGCACAGCCACTTGTTCGAGAACATGGAGAAGGCGCAGTACAACGGGCGTTCCTACAAACAGGAGCCTGTGCAAGCTGAACCCTATTACCTGCCCATCAAGCAAAGCCAGCCGCAGGAGTATGAGGATGATAAAGTAGAGGACATCCCGCACGAAACCGAGGAAGAAAGCCTATCTTTAGAAGACAAAGAGCGGGAAATGATACTGAAGGCGCTGAAGAAGCACAACAACAAGCGCAAGTATGCCGCCCAGGATTTGGGTATCTCGGAGCGCACCCTTTACCGCAAACTAAAGCAGTATGACATTGAAGATTAA